Below is a window of Bacillota bacterium DNA.
CCAAAGGTGCTCGGAAAATCTTCTCCATCGACGTAGAACTTCTCGTCACCCTCACCCCACCATGCTTTCACAGGGTTTGCGATGCTCAGGGCGACACCCACGAATCGCCCGGTGCCCTCCGCTTCCGCCATCGTCCAGTCGCGCATCGGTCGGGAGCGGATGGGATACTGCGTGTGCCACTGCGCGTGGAAATAGAGTTGCTGACCGCTCCAGCGCGTGGGCTGTACCACTACCCTGCCCGACAGGCTCAGGGGTTCATCGCCGTCGTTGCGCACGCGCAGCACTGCCCGTCTGGCAAAGGGCATTACCCAGTGGCTGTACATCGTGCCGTTTTGCAGTATCCCGCAGGGCAACGCCTGATAGGGGTTCAAGCCCGGTCCCGTGCCAAAGAAGTCCCCCAGCGGAGACCACACCGAGGGCAACGTGGCATCATCCCAGGTGATTTCCAGTACCGCCGCCGGCAACGCCTTCTGCAAGTCTTGCGCCTGCGGCTTCATCTCTATCGCCACCACACGCGCCGGTCCCTGCAGTTCCAGCGTGCGTGAACCGCCTGCGGGGATACTCCAGCGGATGGCATACGCTCTGGAACCAGAAGGAGGACGCCACGTCTCGTAGGGCTTTGCCAGCCGCTGGGCAACCTGCTCACCCAGCCGCCGCGTACGCTCCACCGCCTCCCACGAGAAACTCTCTACGGAGGTGCCGGGCGGGTAGAGCCGGTAGTTCACATGATAGTACATCCCTTCACCGCCTTCTACAGTAACCAGCGCGCGCCTGGCAAAGGGAATGGGGAAGTAGATATTCGCACCGCTGGAACGCATACCAGCCAGCGGGGGTACGAAAGGATAGCCAAGCGAACCGTCAAAAAGCTTCGCAAAGTCGCGCTCGATCACCGGGTTCTCCGCGCCGTCGATGTAGATGCGCAGAACACCCTTCGGGTTCGCTGACCAGATACGCACTATCGCGCCCGGACCCGGGATGTCTGCCATCACCATCTCCCTGCGCCCGTTGCGCTCCTCGATGCGGATATAATGACCGGCATCCCCGTTGGCGAACCAGTCTACCTTCTTGCCATTCACAATGCGGCTGGCGCGGTCGTAGCTGGATGCCTGTTTGCACTGTTCGCCCTGAAGAGGTTTGATGCTCAGCGCGCTGAGGTCTATCATCTGCTGGAGCAGGTCGGATAGGGTGAGCGAAGGTGCCGACAACACCGGTGCAGTAGACAGTACCATCCCGGCGACCAGCAAGCACAACACCCTGCCACTTCTCATGTCACTGTTCCTCCCTCGGAATGTCTGCACTCTGTTGGAGCAGTTCTTGGCACGCAAGGCGGTCTCCTGCAGGAGAGGAGCCTTTGATGCATCAGCCTGTTGACGGAGGTTCAGGGAAAATACGGTTCGGCAGGAGCCTTGATTCCTCTGGAAAACGTGCTTCAGGTTTGTTGGCTACACCCACGCGCCATACACCAGCACCAGATTATCGCGGTGTATGACTTCGTCGGCGCGCTTGAAGCCGAGCCTTTGCTCAATCTGCGAGGTCTGGCAACCTGCGATACGCGCCAGTTCCTCACTGCTGTAGTTCGTAAAGCCGCGGGCGAATACGTGTCCCTTCTCGTCGCGCACGTCCACGACCTGCTGGGGGAGAAAAGGACCTTCACAGGAGAGCACGCCTGCTGGAAGCAGGCTTTTGCCATCGGTAACGATACGTTCTCTGGCTCCTTCGTTGACGATGATAGTCCCCGCAGCGGGCAGACCATACGCCAGCCAGCGTTTGCGGTGACACAATTTGCGGGGCAGGGGATAAAAAACCGTTCCCACAAATCCATGCCCGCGACAGATGTGGTGGATAATCCCCTCGTGTCTGCCGTGCGCAATCACCATCGTCACGCCGGAGGTAGTGGCAATCTGTGCCGCCTGCAGCTTGGTCACCATCCCGCCCGTGCCCACGCGCGTGCTGCTTCCGCGCGCCATACGCCAGATGTTTTCGTCCAGCCGATGCACCTCGCGCACCAGTCGGGTGTAGCGACCGTCTGCGTCGGGCTCGTAAAGCCCTTCCACGTCCGAGAGCAGGATGAGCAGGTCGGCGTCCAGCAACGAAGCGACCATCGCCGCCAGCGTGTCGTTATCGCCGAAGCGAATCTCGTCAACGGCGACAGTATCGTTTTCGTTAATGACTGGCACCACTCCCATTTTCAGCAGTTGCTGCAGGGTATTGCGGGCGTGCAGAAACCGCTGCCGTTCGCCGAAGTCCTCACGGGTGAGCAATACCTGTGCGACGGGCAGGTCGTACGCGGCAAAAGCCGCCAGATACGCCTGCATCAAGAGGGGCTGACCGATAGCCGCCATCGCCTGCTTGAGAGGCATGGTGGCACGTGTCTGGTAGGGGGTGGTCTGAGCGGCATAGTTTTCCCACTGGTCGATGCCTGCACGGATAGCGCCGGAACTCACCAGCACCACATCGGCGCCCGAACGATGTTCTGCTGCGCACTGCATGGCGAGCGAGGCGATGTATACACGGTCTAGCGCACCGGTTTCATCCGTCAGCGTACTTGTTCCAACCTTGATGACAATCCTTCGGTAAGCCATTACGAGGTTTCCCAGTGCTCCTCGTCGATGAAGTCGAACTCCTCGTCACCGATGCGCACGGTGTCGCCATGCTGGATGCCCGCCTCGCGCAAACGCTGCAGCACGCCGATGCGCTCCAGCTTGCGATGCAGGCGACGGACGGCTTCCTCGTTCTCTAAATCGGTCATTTTCACCATGCGCTCGATACCCTTGCCCTGAACCTCAAACTCGTGTTCGCCGGTCTGTTCCACGTGCCATGCCCGTTCATCCTGCCGCGGAGCACGAATCACTACCATGTCCTCCACCGGCGTTGCCGGCGGGGGGATGGAGTCCAGTAGTTCTGCCAGATGGTATACCAGCGATTGGACGCCTTCTCCTGTCGCGGCAGAGATGACGTGCACCGGATAACCCTTCTCGCGCAGGGCGTCTCGCACGCGGTCCCTGAGTTCAGGGGGAGCGACGTCCGCCTTATTCAGCGCAACCACCATCGGTCGGCGCAACAGGTCGGGGTCGTACAATTCCAGTTCGCGCTGGATGACCTCAAAATCCTGCAGGGGGTCGCGCCCCGTCATGCCGGAGATGTCCAGCAGGTGCACCAGCACACGGCATCTTTCCACATGGCGGAGGAACTGGTGTCCCAATCCTTCGCCCGCGTGTGCGCCCTCAATCAGCCCCGGCAAATCCGCCACCACGAAGCTGCGTCCCGGCTCCACGAAGACGACGCCCAGATTGGGTACCAGCGTGGTGAACGGATAGTCCGCAATCTTGGGTCTGGCGGCAGAGATGCGGGAGATGAGGGTAGACTTGCCCACGTTGGGGTATCCGACCAGACCCACATCCGCCAGCAGTTTCAGCTCCAGCCGGAGTCTGCGCCGCTCGCCCGGTTCGCCCTTCTCGGCAAAGCGGGGGGTCTGCTGTGACGGGTTGGCGAAGTAGGCGTTTCCGTGCCCACCGCGACCCCCCCGCGCCACCACCACGCGCTGCCCCGGCTGTACCAGGTCTGCTAACCACTCGCCGGTCTCCTCATCATACACCACGGTTCCGACCGGCACACGCAGCTCGCAGTGTTGCCCGTGTTTGCCGTGCCGCAGGTTACTTCCGCCGTTGCCTCCTCGCTCCGCACGATAGTGACGCTGGAAATGGTAGTCCAGCAAGGTGGTTAAGCGCTCGTCCGCCACGAGCACCACATCGCCCCCGCGTCCACCATCCCCGCCAGAGGGACCGCCGCGCGGCACGTACTTTTCCCGCCGGAAGGCAACGCAGCCGTTCCCGCCGTCTCCAGCCTGAACCTGGATGGTGACTTCGTCGACGAACATCATCTACCTCGAATGCACGAAAAGGCTCGCGCACTGGCGAGCCTTTTCATTTCCTCACCACCCTGCCGATTTATGCAGTCACCGCTTCGGCAACGGGCACCACGCTCA
It encodes the following:
- the proB gene encoding glutamate 5-kinase, encoding MAYRRIVIKVGTSTLTDETGALDRVYIASLAMQCAAEHRSGADVVLVSSGAIRAGIDQWENYAAQTTPYQTRATMPLKQAMAAIGQPLLMQAYLAAFAAYDLPVAQVLLTREDFGERQRFLHARNTLQQLLKMGVVPVINENDTVAVDEIRFGDNDTLAAMVASLLDADLLILLSDVEGLYEPDADGRYTRLVREVHRLDENIWRMARGSSTRVGTGGMVTKLQAAQIATTSGVTMVIAHGRHEGIIHHICRGHGFVGTVFYPLPRKLCHRKRWLAYGLPAAGTIIVNEGARERIVTDGKSLLPAGVLSCEGPFLPQQVVDVRDEKGHVFARGFTNYSSEELARIAGCQTSQIEQRLGFKRADEVIHRDNLVLVYGAWV
- the obgE gene encoding GTPase ObgE, with translation MFVDEVTIQVQAGDGGNGCVAFRREKYVPRGGPSGGDGGRGGDVVLVADERLTTLLDYHFQRHYRAERGGNGGSNLRHGKHGQHCELRVPVGTVVYDEETGEWLADLVQPGQRVVVARGGRGGHGNAYFANPSQQTPRFAEKGEPGERRRLRLELKLLADVGLVGYPNVGKSTLISRISAARPKIADYPFTTLVPNLGVVFVEPGRSFVVADLPGLIEGAHAGEGLGHQFLRHVERCRVLVHLLDISGMTGRDPLQDFEVIQRELELYDPDLLRRPMVVALNKADVAPPELRDRVRDALREKGYPVHVISAATGEGVQSLVYHLAELLDSIPPPATPVEDMVVIRAPRQDERAWHVEQTGEHEFEVQGKGIERMVKMTDLENEEAVRRLHRKLERIGVLQRLREAGIQHGDTVRIGDEEFDFIDEEHWETS
- a CDS encoding DUF2961 domain-containing protein, giving the protein MRSGRVLCLLVAGMVLSTAPVLSAPSLTLSDLLQQMIDLSALSIKPLQGEQCKQASSYDRASRIVNGKKVDWFANGDAGHYIRIEERNGRREMVMADIPGPGAIVRIWSANPKGVLRIYIDGAENPVIERDFAKLFDGSLGYPFVPPLAGMRSSGANIYFPIPFARRALVTVEGGEGMYYHVNYRLYPPGTSVESFSWEAVERTRRLGEQVAQRLAKPYETWRPPSGSRAYAIRWSIPAGGSRTLELQGPARVVAIEMKPQAQDLQKALPAAVLEITWDDATLPSVWSPLGDFFGTGPGLNPYQALPCGILQNGTMYSHWVMPFARRAVLRVRNDGDEPLSLSGRVVVQPTRWSGQQLYFHAQWHTQYPIRSRPMRDWTMAEAEGTGRFVGVALSIANPVKAWWGEGDEKFYVDGEDFPSTFGTGTEDFFGYAWCNPTPFTHAYHNQPRADGPANFGHVSNNRFLIIDNVPFQQRFRADIEVWHWAETEVGYSTIGYWYTDRQQGARSFPTLRERLPVRLPELKVYREPDAIEGEKMSVLSHTGGNVTIQDMQGFGEAWSDAKHLWWTGAKPGDVLELGFNASKAGTYELIAAMTKAVDYGQFRLSVNGTPVGEVIDLFHNGVIHTGKISMGKVQLKQGQNVLRVEVVGTNPASTGDRYMFGLDFIKIQEAP